A single Larimichthys crocea isolate SSNF chromosome VIII, L_crocea_2.0, whole genome shotgun sequence DNA region contains:
- the calca gene encoding calcitonin/calcitonin-related polypeptide, alpha: MIMLKLWTLLLAYALIICQMYVSQAAPSRSSKESMSDGATLSNDDAQSLFRAIKEFMKITSDEQDQTVDGNGLDRPMSKRCTGLSTCVLGKLSQDIHKLQTYPRTDVGAGTPGKKRSLAEQYENYGNSYN; this comes from the exons ATGATAATGCTGAAACTCTGGACTCTCCTTCTTGCCTACGCGCTGATTATTTGTCAGATGTACGTCTCACAGGCAGCTCCATCCAG AAGCAGTAAGGAGTCCATGTCAGATGGAGCGACACTATCAAATGATGATGCTCAAAGTTTATTCAGAGCCATCAAGGAGTTCATGAAGATAACATCAGATGAGCAAGACCAAACCGTTGATGGAAACGG TTTGGATAGACCCATGTCAAAGCGCTGCACCGGCTTAAGCACGTGTGTGCTGGGCAAACTCTCCCAGGACATTCACAAACTACAAACCTATCCCCGCACTGATGTGGGAGCAGGGACGCCTGGCAAGAAGCGAAGTCTAGCTGAGCAATATGAAAACTACGGCAACTCATACAACTGA
- the cyp2r1 gene encoding vitamin D 25-hydroxylase, translating to MVSIKSPSLVPVSRAQALLGAFCLTVAFLFFLLVRQLVKQRRPPGFPPGPSPIPVIGNILSLATEPHVFLKKQSEVHGQIFSIDLGGILTVVLNGYDCVRECLYHQSEVFADRPSLPLFKKMTKMGGLLNCKYGKGWIEHRKLACNSFRYFGSGQRLFERKISEECMFFVDAIDEHKGKPFNPKHLVTNAVSNITNLIIFGQRFTYDDRNFQHMIEIFSENVELAVSGWALLYNAFPWIEYVPFGKHQKLFRNAAEVYDFLLQVIKCFSQGRVPHAPRHYVDAYLDELEQNAGDPSSSFSYENLIYSVGELIIAGTETTTNTLRWAMLYMALYPNIQERVHREIDSVLANGRAPTLEDKQKMPYVEAVLHEVLRFCNIVPLGIFRATSQDANVNGYTIPKGTMVITNLYSVHFDEKYWNDPGVFSPQRFLDSNGNFVRREAFLPFSLGRRQCLGEQLARMEMFLFFTTLLQRFHFQFPPGTVPTVTPKLGMTLQPKPYSICAVRRQQKSPCSGDTPYHK from the exons atggTTTCAATTAAATCTCCGTCTTTGGTGCCGGTGTCCCGAGCACAGGCTCTGCTCGGCGCATTCTGCTTGACTGTCgccttcctctttttcctcctggTTCGCCAACTCGTCAAACAGAGACGACCCCCGGGCTTTCCTCCTGGTCCATCTCCCATCCCTGTGATAGGGAACATTCTGTCTCTAGCCACCGAGCCGCACGTCTTCCTCAAGAAGCAGAGTGAAGTTCATGGACAG ATTTTCAGTATTGACCTGGGAGGCATCTTGACTGTGGTATTAAATGGATATGACTGTGTCAGGGAGTGCCTTTACCATCAGAGCGAGGTGTTCGCAGATCGCCCGTCGCTGCCCTTATTcaagaaaatgaccaaaatgGGCG GGCTTCTCAATTGTAAATACGGCAAAGGATGGATTGAGCACAGAAAACTTGCTTGCAACTCTTTCCGTTACTTCGGCAGTGGCCAGAGACTGTTTGAGAGGAAGATCTCAGAGGAGTGCATGTTCTTTGTCGATGCCATTGACGAACATAAGGGAAAGCCGTTCAACCCCAAACACCTGGTAACCAACGCCGTGTCCAACATCACCAACCTGATCATTTTCGGACAGCGTTTCACTTACGACGACCGCAACTTCCAGCACATGATTGAGATCTTCAGTGAAAACGTGGAGCTGGCGGTGAGCGGCTGGGCCCTCCTCTACAATGCCTTCCCTTGGATTGAGTATGTGCCCTTTGGAAAACACCAGAAGCTGTTCCGCAATGCAGCTGAGGTGTATGACTTCTTACTGCaggttataaaatgtttttcacaggGCAGGGTGCCACATGCACCTCGCCACTATGTTGATGCCTATTTGGATGAGTTGGAGCAGAATGCAGGAGACCCCAGTTCCTCTTTTTCCTATGAAAACCTCATCTATTCAGTGGGCGAGCTCATTATTGCTGGCACAGAGACCACGACTAACACCCTGCGATGGGCCATGCTGTACATGGCTCTCTACCCCAACATACAAG AGAGGGTGCACAGGGAGATCGACAGTGTGCTGGCCAATGGGAGGGCGCCCACTTTGGAGGACAAACAGAAGATGCCGTACGTGGAGGCTGTTCTGCACGAGGTCCTTCGCTTCTGCAACATCGTCCCACTCGGTATTTTCCGTGCTACTTCCCAGGATGCAAACGTCAACGGGTACACCATTCCCAAAGGCACCATGGTGATCACAAACCTCTACTCAGTGCACTTTGATGAGAAGTACTGGAACGATCCAGGAGTTTTTTCACCACAGAGGTTTCTGGACAGCAATGGCAACTTTGTGAGGCGTGAAGCTTTCCTGCCATTCTCTTTGG GGAGGCGTCAGTGTCTGGGTGAACAGCTGGCCAGGATGGAGAtgttcctcttcttcaccaCTTTGTTGCAGAGGTTTCATTTCCAGTTCCCACCAGGAACCGTTCCCACTGTCACTCCCAAACTGGGCATGACCTTACAGCCTAAACCTTACTCTATCTGTGCAGTCCGCAGGCAGCAGAAAAGTCCCTGCTCTGGAGACACTCCTTATCACAAGTAG